From one Peredibacter starrii genomic stretch:
- a CDS encoding hemolysin family protein, which produces MGLTLFIVILCLGLNAVLACAEMAFVTVDKRKLRKEALGGNRRASFLLDMQESPERILSVVQIGITLVGMISAAVSGANAEESLTPWLMNTFGIKEKLAETLSITLVVVPLTVLSVIIGELVPKSLAIRYSFGICVFLSPALRIADKVLGVLVTPMERMTTIIVDAILPKEKVESKTNGDSEVSLNGLLNEHKIYIHNLIDLDAKVVEKAMVAWKDVEFLSSEASGEEVYEFILSKGRTRFPVMDQGEVYGFLHLKEFLQLQHAGEGDNWLSFVRPISLVEPHAKILSALRLMKLNKIQILIVGKREAPLGILTLQDVIDEVLGDMVDENTDKRIVGFLRHRVLRKRYRRPEATQ; this is translated from the coding sequence GTGGGACTAACACTTTTTATTGTTATCCTTTGTCTTGGATTAAACGCGGTCCTGGCCTGTGCAGAAATGGCCTTTGTAACAGTTGATAAGCGAAAACTTAGAAAAGAGGCCCTCGGTGGTAATCGGAGGGCCTCTTTTTTATTGGACATGCAAGAGTCCCCGGAAAGAATTCTTTCTGTGGTTCAGATAGGGATTACTTTAGTTGGTATGATTTCAGCGGCGGTGAGTGGTGCAAATGCTGAGGAATCGCTTACTCCTTGGTTAATGAATACGTTCGGGATCAAGGAGAAGCTGGCAGAGACACTTTCCATCACTTTAGTGGTTGTTCCTTTGACGGTTTTATCTGTCATTATTGGCGAGCTTGTTCCAAAGTCCCTCGCGATCAGATATTCCTTTGGCATTTGTGTGTTTTTATCTCCCGCCCTTAGAATTGCCGATAAAGTTCTGGGTGTACTGGTGACACCCATGGAACGAATGACCACAATTATAGTCGATGCCATCCTTCCTAAAGAGAAAGTGGAATCGAAAACTAATGGAGATAGTGAAGTCTCACTTAATGGCCTTCTTAATGAACATAAGATCTATATTCATAACCTGATTGATCTTGATGCCAAGGTCGTAGAAAAAGCGATGGTCGCCTGGAAGGACGTGGAGTTCCTTTCAAGTGAGGCAAGTGGAGAAGAGGTCTATGAATTTATTCTTTCTAAAGGCCGCACCCGCTTTCCTGTTATGGATCAGGGCGAGGTCTATGGATTTCTTCACCTAAAAGAATTTCTTCAACTCCAACACGCTGGAGAAGGGGACAATTGGTTAAGTTTTGTAAGACCTATTTCTCTGGTTGAACCTCATGCCAAAATTCTCAGCGCTCTTCGTCTGATGAAACTTAATAAGATTCAGATTTTAATTGTTGGAAAACGTGAGGCTCCACTTGGGATCCTGACTCTTCAGGACGTCATCGATGAAGTTCTGGGAGACATGGTTGATGAGAATACCGATAAGAGAATAGTCGGATTTCTTCGCCATCGAGTTTTAAGGAAAAGATATCGTAGACCAGAGGCAACTCAATAG
- a CDS encoding metallophosphoesterase family protein, whose translation MKYCFFGDSGNESSAQLAVAKALKGENCDRIFVLGDVIYQDGIKNQNDPELQKKFINIYNDLNTPFTLVMGNHDYEGSIKAWKKVSEKYSWIFYPNNYFLQKINDVCFIGLDSNLYNRPWHVTSAFKQMRWINSISKDLAQCRYRIALAHHPYVSLTRPAEGFLKHFYEEKVVGKVNLLITGHDHVLQDLGQKDGTRFLISGAGGQHEDLAGYLIIKISDQLSYQFKEVKE comes from the coding sequence ATGAAGTATTGTTTCTTTGGTGACTCGGGAAATGAAAGCTCGGCCCAACTTGCTGTAGCGAAGGCGCTAAAAGGGGAAAATTGCGACCGCATTTTTGTTTTAGGTGATGTGATTTATCAGGATGGAATTAAAAACCAAAACGATCCAGAGTTACAAAAAAAGTTTATCAATATCTATAATGACCTCAATACTCCCTTCACACTCGTGATGGGAAATCATGATTATGAAGGTTCCATAAAGGCCTGGAAAAAAGTTTCAGAGAAATATTCATGGATCTTTTACCCAAACAATTATTTTTTGCAAAAGATCAATGATGTTTGCTTTATAGGACTGGATTCAAATCTCTATAATAGACCATGGCACGTTACTTCCGCTTTTAAACAAATGAGGTGGATCAATTCAATCAGTAAGGACCTCGCTCAATGCCGTTACCGAATTGCTCTGGCCCATCACCCTTATGTGAGCCTTACTCGACCGGCAGAAGGTTTCTTAAAACACTTCTATGAAGAAAAGGTCGTGGGGAAAGTAAATTTACTCATTACAGGTCACGACCATGTACTTCAGGATTTGGGACAAAAAGATGGAACACGATTCTTGATCTCAGGCGCAGGTGGGCAGCATGAAGATTTGGCCGGCTACCTCATTATCAAAATTAGCGACCAACTCTCCTATCAATTTAAAGAAGTTAAGGAATAA
- a CDS encoding quinone oxidoreductase family protein yields MKETLAVRFHQTGGTEVLKIEKLNVPSPGKGEVLIQNYAVGLNFIDTYYRTGLYQTELPSGLGFEGAGEVLEVGEDVTEFKVGDRVAYPHSPIGAYSKYRTLASHWLVKLPSSISYEEGAAMMLKGLTVQYLFRQTYDLKQGDTILFHAAAGGVGLIACQWARHLGVNLIGTVSSEEKGKLALEMGATHFINYTTEDVKQRVLELTHNQKVKVVYDSVGKSTWETSLDCLAPRGLMVSFGNASGAVTGVNLGILAQKGSLYVTRPILATHISTREKLVAASNELFDLVSRGIIKIQIGQKFPLEQIQEAHKELESRRTKGSTILIP; encoded by the coding sequence ATGAAAGAAACCTTGGCCGTACGATTTCATCAAACTGGTGGAACGGAAGTTCTAAAAATTGAAAAGTTAAACGTGCCTTCTCCGGGGAAAGGCGAAGTCCTTATACAGAATTATGCAGTTGGGTTGAACTTTATCGATACCTATTATCGTACGGGTCTTTATCAGACAGAACTTCCTTCAGGTTTGGGTTTTGAAGGCGCTGGAGAAGTTTTGGAAGTAGGTGAAGACGTCACTGAGTTTAAAGTTGGTGACCGTGTGGCCTATCCTCATAGTCCAATTGGTGCCTATTCAAAATACCGAACGCTCGCTAGTCATTGGTTGGTGAAACTTCCTTCAAGTATTTCTTACGAAGAAGGTGCCGCCATGATGCTTAAGGGTCTCACTGTTCAATACCTCTTTCGTCAGACCTATGATTTAAAACAAGGCGATACTATTTTATTTCATGCTGCCGCCGGAGGGGTAGGGCTGATTGCTTGTCAATGGGCCCGCCATTTGGGAGTAAATCTCATTGGAACCGTCAGCTCGGAGGAGAAAGGCAAACTTGCTTTAGAAATGGGAGCGACTCATTTCATCAATTACACCACTGAAGATGTGAAGCAGAGAGTGCTAGAGCTGACCCATAATCAAAAAGTAAAAGTGGTCTATGATTCAGTTGGAAAAAGTACCTGGGAAACATCTCTTGATTGTCTTGCACCCAGGGGACTGATGGTGAGTTTTGGAAATGCTTCAGGTGCTGTCACTGGCGTGAACTTAGGGATACTTGCGCAGAAAGGCTCTTTGTATGTGACTCGACCCATACTGGCGACTCATATCTCGACCAGGGAAAAACTAGTGGCCGCTTCCAATGAACTTTTTGATCTCGTAAGTCGAGGAATTATCAAAATTCAAATCGGTCAGAAGTTTCCTTTAGAACAAATTCAAGAGGCCCACAAAGAACTAGAATCAAGACGCACCAAAGGTAGTACGATTCTTATTCCTTAA
- a CDS encoding DODA-type extradiol aromatic ring-opening family dioxygenase: MEKLPVLFISHGGGPWPWIEDMRREFRITEQWLKRIGEVLKPKAILSISGHWEEHQFTVATSAEPPMIYDYSGFPPHTYQIKYPAPGAPELATRVKALLAPAGIHVNEDPFQGFDHGTFVPMYLMYPKADIPIGQLSLKVNLDPAEHYKVGELLAPLREEGILIIGSGLSYHNLRAFFHGGGPTSEMFESWLTGAITSEPLARKEHLLHWTEAPGARLAHPREDHLIPLMVVAGAARNDVGKRIFLDQAFDVAMASYSFGNLNL, translated from the coding sequence ATGGAAAAACTACCTGTGCTATTCATTTCTCATGGTGGAGGACCCTGGCCTTGGATTGAAGATATGCGACGAGAATTTCGAATCACAGAACAGTGGTTGAAACGAATCGGGGAGGTGTTGAAACCAAAGGCCATTCTATCCATATCGGGACATTGGGAAGAGCACCAGTTTACAGTTGCGACCTCTGCCGAGCCTCCCATGATTTATGATTACTCTGGATTTCCTCCTCACACTTATCAAATTAAATATCCTGCCCCTGGAGCTCCTGAACTTGCTACTCGAGTGAAGGCCCTACTTGCTCCTGCGGGAATTCATGTGAACGAAGATCCCTTTCAAGGGTTCGATCACGGAACTTTTGTACCCATGTATCTGATGTATCCGAAAGCCGACATTCCTATCGGGCAGTTGTCACTTAAAGTGAACCTTGATCCGGCCGAGCATTATAAAGTGGGTGAACTTCTGGCCCCTCTACGCGAAGAAGGAATTCTTATCATTGGAAGTGGACTTTCCTATCATAATCTAAGAGCATTTTTTCATGGTGGAGGCCCGACTTCAGAAATGTTTGAGAGCTGGCTAACCGGGGCCATTACGAGTGAGCCTCTTGCGAGAAAAGAGCATCTCCTGCATTGGACTGAGGCACCGGGTGCTCGTCTGGCCCATCCACGTGAGGACCATCTTATTCCTCTGATGGTAGTTGCGGGTGCGGCCAGGAACGATGTAGGAAAGAGAATTTTTTTGGATCAGGCCTTTGATGTTGCGATGGCCTCTTACTCATTTGGGAATTTAAATTTATGA
- a CDS encoding chemotaxis protein CheW, with protein MKAGQYLTFKIKQNVYGLEIRSVREIKHMQPVSALPDVPPYMVGVINLRDHIIPIMDLRIRLGVEETQFTKDTCIIVVESDSRRMGLIVDSVNTVTDLTDSQIDSTLHETENGGFVRAIGKLEDALVLLIDIKNCFVSENDVVLVKEAA; from the coding sequence ATGAAAGCAGGACAATACCTCACGTTCAAAATAAAGCAGAATGTGTACGGCCTTGAAATTCGTTCGGTGAGAGAGATTAAGCACATGCAGCCAGTTTCGGCCCTTCCGGATGTGCCACCTTATATGGTGGGAGTCATCAATTTGAGGGACCATATCATTCCGATTATGGATCTGAGAATTCGTCTAGGCGTCGAAGAGACTCAATTTACTAAAGACACATGCATCATCGTGGTAGAAAGCGATTCTCGCAGAATGGGTCTCATCGTAGATTCCGTTAACACAGTCACCGATTTGACTGACAGTCAAATCGACAGTACTTTGCATGAGACAGAGAACGGTGGTTTCGTAAGGGCCATTGGAAAGCTTGAAGATGCTCTTGTGCTTTTGATTGATATCAAGAATTGTTTTGTTTCTGAAAATGATGTTGTGCTGGTGAAAGAGGCCGCTTAA
- a CDS encoding HAMP domain-containing methyl-accepting chemotaxis protein, producing the protein MFGNSSLKGKLLFAFTFVSLFVVVVAGVGYFSMNKVQREYSYISDILVDNIQKVSELNDAGQEANRQLFRGLINVHANQSIYDQILGDYKEQSSRFARLDKEYRSTPFEPGEEALYDKVWSSWTKYEEATDKYFKKLDEIRTTKSNDDELRNFLNQNLRHLRGDIRKSFEDLMAFQSNVSKERAKIATTAYNTASLLSLVISVAGVVFAIGVGLYFSTTISNTISKIAENILSSSTQTASASQQLTSASSQLSQGATESAASLEETVSSLEELSSMVKLNSDHAKEANSLSQKSLTSAEQGERDISRLITAMGDMSKSSKKIEEIINVIDDIAFQTNLLALNAAVEAARAGEQGKGFAVVADAVRNLAQRSASAAKDINTLIKENVEKTEEGVDIADTSGTSLKDILNSVKKVADLNSEIAAASQEQASGIEQISKAMNHLDQAIQSNASSSEEVASSAAEMSSQADCLSELVFDMKKFIEGKSSDAETVVAKAPSRTKSSPKLKVVSSIHTKKAKDDFFPMDDDAPSVGKAEGF; encoded by the coding sequence ATGTTTGGAAATTCAAGTTTGAAGGGTAAATTGCTATTTGCTTTTACCTTCGTTTCTCTCTTCGTAGTTGTGGTGGCCGGTGTTGGATACTTTTCGATGAATAAGGTTCAAAGAGAGTACAGCTACATCTCAGACATCTTAGTCGACAACATTCAAAAGGTAAGTGAGCTTAACGATGCTGGCCAGGAAGCAAATCGACAGTTGTTTCGTGGGCTGATAAATGTTCATGCGAACCAGTCTATTTATGATCAAATTCTTGGTGACTATAAAGAGCAGTCTTCTCGCTTTGCTCGACTCGACAAAGAATATCGATCAACTCCTTTTGAGCCGGGAGAAGAGGCTCTTTATGATAAGGTCTGGTCTTCGTGGACAAAATATGAAGAGGCCACAGATAAATATTTTAAAAAGCTCGACGAAATCCGAACCACGAAATCAAACGATGATGAATTACGAAATTTTCTCAATCAGAATCTAAGACATCTTAGAGGTGATATCCGAAAATCTTTTGAGGACTTAATGGCCTTCCAGTCGAATGTCTCAAAGGAGCGCGCGAAAATTGCAACGACCGCTTACAATACTGCAAGCCTTCTGAGTCTGGTGATTTCAGTTGCAGGTGTGGTGTTTGCCATTGGGGTAGGTCTTTATTTTTCTACAACCATAAGTAATACCATTTCAAAAATTGCTGAAAACATTTTGAGTTCCTCAACTCAGACTGCTTCTGCCAGTCAGCAATTAACTTCAGCTTCTTCACAACTTTCTCAAGGGGCCACAGAATCAGCGGCCTCATTGGAAGAAACAGTGTCCTCACTTGAAGAGCTTTCTTCGATGGTGAAGCTAAACTCTGATCACGCCAAAGAAGCAAACTCTCTTTCTCAAAAGTCACTGACTTCGGCCGAACAAGGTGAAAGAGATATTTCTCGTTTAATTACTGCCATGGGTGACATGTCAAAATCATCTAAGAAGATCGAAGAGATCATCAATGTGATTGATGATATTGCCTTCCAAACGAATCTTCTGGCCCTTAACGCTGCTGTAGAGGCCGCTCGTGCAGGTGAACAAGGTAAAGGTTTTGCGGTCGTAGCGGATGCAGTAAGAAACCTCGCTCAGCGTTCAGCTTCTGCTGCCAAAGACATCAATACTCTTATCAAAGAAAACGTTGAGAAGACGGAAGAGGGTGTGGATATTGCTGACACATCAGGAACATCATTGAAGGACATCTTAAATTCAGTGAAGAAAGTGGCCGATCTTAACTCAGAAATTGCTGCTGCTTCTCAAGAGCAAGCAAGCGGTATTGAACAAATTTCGAAAGCAATGAATCATCTTGATCAGGCCATCCAAAGTAACGCTTCATCTTCTGAAGAAGTGGCCTCATCTGCGGCGGAGATGTCTTCTCAGGCAGACTGCTTATCTGAACTGGTATTTGACATGAAGAAGTTCATTGAAGGTAAGAGCTCAGACGCCGAAACAGTCGTTGCCAAGGCGCCTTCAAGAACTAAATCGTCACCTAAGCTTAAGGTAGTCTCAAGTATCCACACTAAGAAAGCTAAAGATGATTTCTTCCCAATGGATGACGATGCTCCATCAGTTGGTAAAGCGGAGGGATTCTAA
- a CDS encoding PaaI family thioesterase: MDLETMNKMATENQLSGALGISMVKIEDKSVTGTLTVDHRHLRPGNIMNGGVSLVLIETIGSFSSYLLIDSKKQNSFGIQVSANHLSIARPGDVLTAKSEPIHLGRTTHIWDVNITNQNGKLVSSGRITMLVTDNPK, encoded by the coding sequence ATGGATTTAGAAACAATGAATAAAATGGCAACAGAAAATCAACTCTCAGGGGCATTGGGAATCTCGATGGTAAAAATCGAAGACAAGTCCGTTACTGGAACTTTGACTGTCGATCATCGTCACCTTCGACCTGGAAATATCATGAACGGGGGAGTCTCCCTGGTTTTGATTGAGACCATTGGTAGCTTCAGTTCATACTTATTGATTGATTCGAAGAAACAAAATTCTTTTGGCATCCAAGTGAGTGCTAATCATCTATCAATCGCTCGTCCGGGTGATGTTCTCACGGCCAAAAGTGAGCCTATTCACTTAGGTAGAACGACCCATATCTGGGACGTGAACATCACAAATCAAAATGGGAAGCTTGTTTCATCGGGAAGAATTACGATGCTCGTAACAGACAACCCTAAGTAA
- a CDS encoding YbhB/YbcL family Raf kinase inhibitor-like protein codes for MKFVLSLTLLLSTQVVLAAGFTLKTSSFDAKKPLPMKQVFNGFGCTGENISPALEWSGAPKDTKSFAITVYDPDAPTGSGWWHWTVVNIPATVTKIEEGASNNKKLPEGSIEGRTDYGKPGFGGACPPPGDKPHRYIFTVYALKTDKLDVNAESSGALVGFNLNANSLGKATFTVKYGR; via the coding sequence ATGAAATTCGTTTTATCACTCACGCTATTACTAAGTACTCAGGTTGTACTTGCTGCTGGATTTACTCTTAAAACATCTTCGTTTGATGCCAAAAAACCTCTACCTATGAAGCAAGTCTTCAATGGTTTTGGTTGCACAGGAGAGAACATTTCACCTGCCCTTGAATGGTCTGGTGCTCCGAAAGATACAAAAAGTTTTGCCATCACAGTTTATGATCCGGATGCACCTACAGGTAGCGGTTGGTGGCATTGGACCGTGGTAAATATTCCGGCCACTGTCACAAAAATTGAGGAAGGAGCGTCTAATAACAAGAAGCTTCCAGAAGGTTCTATTGAAGGCAGAACTGATTATGGGAAGCCAGGTTTCGGTGGTGCTTGCCCTCCTCCAGGAGATAAACCTCACCGTTATATTTTCACTGTTTACGCACTTAAAACAGACAAGCTTGACGTAAATGCAGAGTCTTCAGGAGCTCTAGTTGGATTTAACTTAAATGCCAACTCTCTTGGTAAAGCGACCTTCACAGTTAAGTACGGTCGATAA
- a CDS encoding heavy metal translocating P-type ATPase: MQNLSLDIKGMTCASCVNRIEKALKKNSGVINASVNLATEKAQIEFDQSQLNPDQIIEIVSKVGYEATLPTTKPVDKEDEIQREMFKVILAAMLSFPLMLPMFTPVHLSAWTQLILAIPVQFILGARFYISGWKAIKAMSGNMELLVAIGTSAAFGLSLYLMSQDLSNHLYFESGSIIITLVLFGKYLEARAKQQTTKAIRSLEALQPSRARVIRNGSEVEIALTDIKKADVVIVRPGERIPVDGKVLNGSSEVDESLITGESLPVEKNLSDKVISGSINGHGLLQIEVTATGSETMLARIIRMVEDAQVKKAPIQRLVDKVSAYFVPIVLGIALVTILATGFITGDWEKAIIHGVAVLVIACPCALGLATPTSIMVGTGVAASAGILIKDAEALEVTHKVNMVVFDKTGTLTSGKPSVAHLSDEKLLPLLASIQSGSEHPLAHAVLSFAKDKNVSFSPARNVRAIVGQGVEATIDGVTYILGSKKILDGKNSSNAQTHEQKGETVSYLAKKDPFEVLGFITFHDTIKPDAQRAIDKLHALGIKSMMLSGDNQGSAEAVARSLGIDKVKAEVLPGDKASVIQELKKEGMTVAMVGDGINDAPALASADVGMAMSTGTDVAMHTSGITLMRGNPALIADAISISQKTYSKIQQNLFWAFIYNVIGIPLAALGYLSPMVAGAAMALSSVSVVTNSLLLKRWKPE; encoded by the coding sequence ATGCAGAATCTAAGCTTAGACATCAAAGGCATGACTTGTGCCTCTTGTGTTAACCGAATTGAAAAGGCCCTGAAGAAAAATTCCGGCGTCATTAATGCTTCCGTTAATCTGGCGACAGAAAAGGCCCAGATTGAATTTGATCAGTCCCAACTAAATCCAGATCAAATTATCGAGATCGTTTCCAAAGTTGGTTACGAAGCAACACTTCCGACCACTAAACCGGTGGATAAGGAAGATGAAATTCAACGAGAGATGTTTAAAGTCATTCTAGCGGCCATGCTCTCTTTCCCTCTAATGCTGCCGATGTTTACGCCAGTTCATTTATCCGCTTGGACTCAATTGATCTTGGCGATTCCGGTTCAGTTTATTCTGGGAGCACGATTCTATATCTCTGGATGGAAAGCAATTAAAGCGATGTCCGGAAACATGGAACTTTTAGTGGCGATTGGAACCAGTGCCGCTTTTGGTTTAAGCCTTTATCTCATGTCGCAGGATCTTTCGAATCACCTCTACTTTGAAAGTGGATCCATCATCATTACTCTTGTTCTTTTCGGTAAGTATCTTGAGGCAAGAGCAAAACAGCAGACCACCAAGGCCATCAGGTCTTTAGAGGCCCTGCAGCCATCGAGGGCGCGGGTTATAAGAAACGGTAGTGAAGTAGAAATCGCTCTTACTGATATCAAGAAAGCAGATGTCGTGATTGTTCGTCCGGGAGAAAGAATTCCCGTGGATGGTAAAGTGCTTAATGGCTCAAGTGAAGTTGATGAATCCCTTATCACAGGTGAAAGTTTACCAGTGGAAAAGAATCTCTCAGATAAAGTCATTAGCGGATCAATTAATGGTCACGGTCTATTGCAAATTGAAGTCACTGCCACCGGTTCAGAAACAATGCTTGCTCGAATCATCCGCATGGTGGAAGACGCTCAAGTGAAAAAGGCACCCATCCAACGACTGGTGGATAAAGTCAGTGCTTATTTTGTTCCCATCGTTTTAGGAATTGCCCTTGTTACAATTCTTGCCACTGGTTTTATTACCGGAGATTGGGAAAAGGCCATCATTCACGGAGTAGCAGTTCTCGTGATTGCTTGTCCGTGTGCCCTTGGACTTGCGACTCCAACCTCTATTATGGTGGGAACGGGTGTAGCAGCGAGTGCGGGTATTCTCATTAAAGACGCTGAGGCCTTAGAAGTTACTCACAAAGTTAATATGGTGGTCTTTGATAAGACCGGGACCCTGACTTCCGGTAAACCATCGGTTGCTCATTTATCAGATGAAAAACTCCTCCCACTCTTAGCGAGCATTCAATCTGGCAGTGAACATCCTCTGGCACATGCGGTTCTAAGTTTTGCTAAAGATAAAAATGTTTCCTTCTCCCCTGCTCGAAATGTCAGAGCAATCGTGGGCCAGGGAGTTGAGGCGACCATTGATGGAGTGACCTACATTCTTGGAAGTAAAAAAATATTGGATGGCAAGAACTCAAGCAACGCCCAAACTCATGAACAAAAAGGCGAAACCGTTTCTTATCTCGCAAAGAAAGATCCTTTTGAAGTTTTAGGTTTCATCACTTTTCACGACACCATTAAGCCAGATGCCCAAAGGGCCATTGATAAACTTCATGCACTTGGAATTAAGTCCATGATGCTTTCGGGAGATAACCAGGGCAGTGCCGAGGCAGTTGCTCGCTCACTGGGAATTGATAAAGTAAAGGCCGAAGTTCTTCCGGGTGATAAAGCAAGTGTCATTCAGGAATTAAAAAAAGAAGGTATGACTGTCGCCATGGTTGGTGATGGCATTAATGATGCTCCAGCATTGGCATCCGCAGATGTGGGAATGGCGATGTCGACTGGAACTGACGTGGCCATGCACACTTCAGGCATTACTCTGATGCGCGGAAATCCTGCGCTCATTGCTGACGCCATTTCGATTTCTCAAAAGACCTATAGCAAGATTCAACAGAACCTCTTCTGGGCGTTTATCTATAATGTTATTGGAATTCCTCTGGCGGCACTAGGTTACCTAAGTCCGATGGTGGCCGGAGCGGCCATGGCATTAAGTTCAGTCAGTGTGGTGACAAACTCTTTACTTTTAAAACGTTGGAAACCAGAATAG
- the fabR gene encoding HTH-type transcriptional repressor FabR has translation MHERLEQKQRTRRNLIEAALKLSGEQGFSSISLREVAKVAGITPAGFYRHFHDMEELGLALIDEVGLSLRHLLREARRNIDKEGSAVRSSVETFIEYITENANLFRLLQGERQGSSLAFRKALFAEINRFIEEVTEDLDRGSKLLDQPLMDVGLAAEAIVAVAFTVGAEAIDLPKHRRQELIERLIKEVKMILRGARIQERPKKKVSKKSSRRKSQR, from the coding sequence ATGCACGAACGTCTGGAACAAAAACAACGAACCCGCAGAAACTTAATTGAAGCGGCCTTAAAGCTCAGTGGTGAGCAAGGCTTCTCTTCCATTAGCTTGCGTGAAGTTGCCAAGGTTGCAGGGATCACTCCTGCCGGCTTCTATCGTCACTTCCATGATATGGAAGAACTTGGTCTGGCCCTGATTGATGAAGTAGGACTTTCACTTCGACATCTCTTACGTGAAGCTCGTCGAAACATTGATAAGGAAGGCAGTGCCGTTCGTTCATCAGTTGAGACCTTCATTGAATACATTACCGAGAACGCGAACCTCTTTCGCCTACTTCAAGGTGAAAGACAAGGCAGCTCACTCGCTTTCAGAAAGGCCCTGTTCGCCGAAATTAACCGTTTCATTGAGGAAGTAACTGAAGATCTTGATCGTGGTTCAAAACTTCTGGATCAACCTCTGATGGATGTAGGTCTCGCGGCCGAGGCGATTGTGGCAGTCGCCTTCACTGTGGGTGCAGAGGCGATTGATTTGCCTAAGCATCGTCGACAGGAACTCATTGAAAGACTTATTAAAGAAGTAAAAATGATTCTTCGAGGTGCCCGCATTCAGGAACGACCTAAAAAGAAAGTCAGTAAGAAAAGTTCCCGCCGTAAATCACAGCGATAA
- the trhA gene encoding PAQR family membrane homeostasis protein TrhA has protein sequence MKGYTLKEEVFNSITHGLGVIFGISALSVLCVLGSYFGSLSHIISYLIYGFSLILLYTSSTLYHALPSPKVKSLFKIFDHSAIYLLIAGTYTPFLILNLKGSFGYTLLAVIWSLAILGIIFKVFFTGRFKVLSTLFYVGMGWIIIFAYVPLKETLRPEGMTWLLVGGLTYTLGTIFYLAKKYRYTHAIWHLFVLLGSIFHFIAVIYGGNFSY, from the coding sequence ATGAAAGGGTACACACTCAAAGAAGAAGTATTTAATTCGATTACTCACGGACTTGGGGTCATCTTCGGGATTTCAGCCCTATCAGTGCTCTGTGTTCTCGGAAGTTACTTTGGTAGCCTCTCGCATATCATTAGTTATTTGATTTACGGATTCTCACTCATCCTTCTCTATACTTCTTCAACTCTTTATCATGCGCTTCCGTCTCCAAAAGTAAAAAGCCTGTTTAAAATCTTTGACCACTCGGCCATCTATCTATTAATCGCTGGCACTTATACGCCTTTTCTCATTTTGAATTTAAAAGGCAGTTTTGGTTACACCTTGCTTGCGGTCATCTGGTCGCTTGCAATTTTAGGAATTATCTTCAAGGTCTTCTTTACCGGACGCTTCAAGGTCCTTTCAACTTTGTTCTATGTGGGAATGGGTTGGATCATTATCTTTGCTTATGTCCCACTGAAGGAAACTCTTCGACCTGAAGGAATGACGTGGCTCTTAGTGGGAGGACTGACTTATACGCTAGGTACAATATTTTATCTTGCGAAGAAATACCGCTACACTCATGCCATTTGGCATCTCTTCGTTTTACTCGGTAGTATTTTTCATTTTATCGCTGTGATTTACGGCGGGAACTTTTCTTACTGA